CCATGACCTCGCCGGTCGACTTCATCTCCGGGCTCAGCAGGGAGTCGACCGGTTTGCCCTCGGGGGTGCGGAAGCGGTTGAACGGGAGGACCGCCTCCTTGACCGCGACGGGCGCGTCCGCCGGGAGCGATCCGCCGTCCCTGTCCGAGGGGAGGAGCCCCTCTGCCTTCAGCTCGGCGATCGTCTCGCCCATCATGATGCGGGCGCACGCCTTGGCGAGGTGCACGCCGGTGGCCTTGGAGACGAACGGCACGGTGCGGCTGGCGCGGGGGTTGGCCTCGAGTACGTACAGGATGTCGTCCTTGATCGCGTACTGGACGTTCATCAGTCCCTTGACGCCGATACCGAACGCCAGTGCCTCACTGGAGCGGCGGACGCGGTCGATGTCGTCCTGACCCAGGGTGATGGGCGGGAGCGCGCACGCGGAGTCCCCGGAGTGGATGCCGGCCTCCTCGATGTGCTCCATCACGCCACCCAGGTAGACCTCGGTTCCGTCACACAACACGTCGACGTCGATCTCGACCGCGTCATCGAGGAAGCGGTCGACCAGGACCGGGCGGTCCGGGCTGATCTCGGTCGCACGCTCGATGTACGACCGCAGCGACGACTCGTCGTAGACGATCTCCATGCCCCGGCCGCCGAGCACGTAGGAGGGCCGCACGAGCACGGGGTAGCCGATGCGGGCGGCGATCTCCGTGGCCTCCGTGGCGTTGATGGCCGTACCGAACGCGGGTGCGGGCAGCCCGGCCTTGACGAGTACCTCGCCGAACTCTCGGCGATCCTCGGCCAGGTCGATGGCCGAGGGGCTGGTGCCCACGATGGGGACACCGGCCTCCTCCAACTGCGCGGCCAGACCGAGCGGGGTCTGGCCGCCGAGCTGGACCAGGACGCCGGCGACCGTGCCCGACTCGGACTCGGCGTGGAAGACCTCCATGACGTCCTCGAACGTGAGCGGCTCGAAGTACAGGCGGTCCGCCGTGTCGTAGTCGGTCGAGACCGTCTCCGGGTTGCAGTTGACCATGACGGTCTCGTACCCGGCCTCGGACAACGTGAGCGCGGCGTGGACGCACGAGTAGTCGAACTCGATTCCCTGGCCGATCCGGTTGGGTCCGGAGCCCAGGATGATGACCTTCTCGCGCTCGGTCTGGGCGGCGACCTCGGACTCGGCCGCCGGGTCGAGCTCGTAGGTGGAGTAGTGGTACGGGGTCTTGGCCTCGAACTCCGCGGCGCAGGTGTCGACCGTCTTGTAGACGGGCCGCACGCCGAGCCGGTGGCGGAGACGCCGGACGCCCTCGGCGCCTGCGAACTCGGGCCGCAGGGCCGCGATCTGGGCGTCGGACAGGCCGTTGTGCTTGGCGATGCGCAGCAGTGCTTCGTCGACCACCGGTGCGTCGACGATCGCCTGGCGGAGTTCCACCAGCGCGGCGACCTCGTCGACGAACCACGGGTCGATCCCCGAGGCCGCGTGGACCTGCTCGACGGTCGCGCCGAGTCGCAGGGCGAGCTCGACGTCGTACATCCGGCCCTCGGTCGGGCGCACGAGGTCCTCGAGAACAGCGTCGACGTCGGTCGAGCGACCGGGCGCGATCGTCTCGTCGGGCAGCGTCCAGAAGCCGGCGGCCTTGGTCTCCAGCGAGCGCATCACCTTGCCCAGCGCCTCGCGATAGTTGCGGCCCAGGCTCATCGCCTCGCCCACCGACTTCATGGTGGTGGTGAGTGTGTCGTCGGCGCCGGGGAACTTCTCGAACGCGAATCGCGGGGCCTTGACCACCACGTAGTCCAGGGTCGGTTCGAAGCACGCCGGGGTCTCCCCGGTGATGTCGTTGGTGATCTCGTCGAGCGAGTACCCGATGGCGAGCCGGGCGGCGATCTTGGCGATCGGGAATCCGGTCGCCTTGGACGCCAGCGCCGAGGACCGCGAGACCCGCGGGTTCATCTCGATCACCACGAGGCGACCGTCGACGGGGTTGATGGCGAACTGGATGTTGCACCCACCGGTATCGACGCCGACCTCGCGGATGATCGCGATCCCGAGGTCGCGCATGTCCTGGTATTCGCGATCGGTCAGGGTCAGAGAGGGCGCGACGGTGACCGAGTCCCCGGTGTGGACGCCGAGCGCGTCGACGTTCTCGATCGAACACACCACGACGACGTTGTCCTTGTTGTCGCGCATGAGCTCGAGCTCGAACTCCTTCCACCCGAGGATCGACTCCTCGATGAGGACGTTCGCGGTGGGCGAGGCGGACAGACCGCCGCCGGCGATCCGCTCGAGGTCCTCGGTGGTGTAGGCCAGGCCGGAGCCGAGCCCGCCCATGGTGAACGACGGCCGGACCACGACGGGCAGACCCAGCTCCGCGACGGTCGCGTGGACCTCCTCCATGGTGTGACACACGGCGCTGCGCGCGGAGTCGCCTCCCACGCTCGCGACGATGTCCTTGAAGGTCTGACGGTCCTCGCCACGGTTGATCGCGGGGATGTCGGCTCCGATCAACTCCACGCCGTGCTTGACGAGGATTCCCTGCGCGTCGAGCTGGATGGCGGCGTTGAGCGCCGTCTGACCCCCGAGGGTGGCGAGGACGGCGTCGACCGGGTGTCCGTCCGCCGCCTCCTTGGCGAAGATCATGTCGATGTACTCGGGCGTGATCGGCTCGATGTAGGTACTGTCGGCGAACTCCGGGTCGGTCATGATCGTTGCCGGGTTCGAGTTGACAAGGGTCACGCGAAGTCCCTCGGCGCGCAGCACCCGGCACGCCTGCGTGCCGGAGTAGTCGAACTCACAGGCCTGGCCGATGACGATCGGTCCGGAACCGATCACGAGGACGTGGTTGATGTCTGTGCGGCGGGGCATCAGTTCGAGCCCTTTCTGGAGTGTGCGGAACCGTTGTCGGCGCCGTCACCGGCTACTGAGTCGAGCAGGCTGACGAAGCGGTCGAAGAGGTCGGCGGCGTCACGTGGACCCGCCGCGGCCTCGGGGTGGTACTGGACGGAGAAGGCGGAACCGTCGGTGAGGGCGACCCCCTCGACGGTCCCGTCGTTCGCGCACACGTGGGTGACGGTGGCCGTGCCCCAGGGTGTCTCCCAGGTCTCGGACTCCGGGGCGCGCAGCGCGAACCCGTGGTTCTGGGAGGTGATGGCGACCTTCCCTGTTGCCTTCTCGACCACGGGGATGTTGATCCCGCGGTGGCCGAACCTCATCTTGTAGGTCTCGAGTCCCAGTGCCCTGCCCAGGATCTGGTTACCGAAGCAGATCCCGAAGAACGGGATCCCCTGGCTCAGGACCTCCTTGGTCAGGTGCACCGCCGCGTCGGCGGTGGCCGGATCCCCCGGACCGTTGGAGAGGAACACCCCGTCCACGTCGAGGTCCAGTACGTCCTGCAGGGTCGAGCTCGAGGGGAGCACGTGGACCCGCACGCCGCGTGCGGTGAGCATGCGGGGGGTGTTGGTCTTGATGCCCAGATCGAGTGCGGCCACCGAATGGCGTGCCGGCCCCTCGGGCTCGACCACGTAGGCGGTGTCGGTGGAGACGACCTCCGCCAGCGACGCCCCCGCCATTGGCTCCTGGGACCGGACGGTCGCGAGCATCGACTCGTCGTCGACCAGGTCCGCGCCGGAGAAGATGCCGGCCTTCATCGCTCCGAGATCCCGGATGTGGCGGACGACCGCACGGGTGTCGACACCGGCGATCCCCACGATGCCCTGGTCGAGCATCTCGTCCTCGAGTGTGCGCTCGGACCGGTAGTTGGACGCGCGGCGCGACAGGTCCCGGATCACCAGTCCCGACACCCAGATCCGGCCGCCGCCGTTCTGTCCGTCGAGAAGCGACTCACCGTCCTCGTCGTTCCATCCGGTGTTACCGATCTGCGGCGCGGTGCTGACGACGATCTGCCTGTAGTAGGACGGGTCGGTGAGGGTCTCCTGGTAGCCGGACATGCCGGTGGTGAACACGGCCTCGCCGAGGGTGGTGCCGGTCGCCCCGAACGCCGTCCCGCGGTGGATGCGGCCGTCCTCGAGGACGAGCGCGGCGGGGTGGCGGCCCCCCGTTGCGACTGTGGTTCCGTTGTGCGGTGTCACTTCTTCTCCTCGGAGGTGGTGCGGGGTGCTGTGGAGCGGGGGGTGTCCGGCCCGGCGGCCGGTGCGGCATCGCCGCGCAGGGCCTCCCAGCGGGGGTACGAGTCCTTGTCATCGGCCCGGAAACCGGAGTCGATCAACGTGGCGCCGTCGCGACCGTCGACCTGCCATCGGGCTACCAGGATCCCGCCGCCCGGCACGGTCTTGTTGGCGAGGGCGGACGCGCGTCGCACGTCCACCAGGTCGGCGCGGGGGATCCACACCGTGGCATCGGCGAGGTCGAGCCGGAGGCCACCGGTGAACGCGGTGAGGGTTCCGGCCGAGCGGTGACCGAGCGGTGCCCGGGCGATCCGCGCCTGCCAGTCACCCGCCACGGTGCTGCCGATGTACACGCCGGTCAGCGGACCCAGGACCACGTCGCCGGTCTCGGCGGGAACCGCCGGCAGGGTGTCGTAGAGACCCGCCTGCGAGCGGCTGCGGTTGCGCCAGCCCCGTGCCATCAACCCGAGCAGGGTCAGGAAGATGACGATGACGGCCACCAGGGTCCAGACGTCCTGTGTCATGCGAGTACCTCTCCGTCGCGGCTGGTCATACGGCCCCGGTATACGGTGCCCACGACACGAGCGGCGAACGTCATCCCCTCGTAAGGGGTGTTGGCGGACAGACTTGCGAGTTCGTCACCGACGACGGTCCACGGGGAGTCGGGATCGACGACGGCGAGGTTGGCCGGCTCCCCCACCTGGATCGGCCGCCCCTGGTCCGTGAGGCCGGCGATCTCGGCGGGTCGGGTGCTCATCACGCGGGCCAGGTCGCGCCAGGTCATCTCCCCGGACTCGACCAGGAGGGCCGCGACGATGGGCAGCGCCGTCTCCAACCCGAGCATGCCCGGGCGCGCGGCGGCGAACTCGCAGCACTTCTCCTGGGCGGCGTGGGGGGCGTGGTCGGTGGCCACGCAGTCGATCACCCCTGACACGAGCGCCTCGCGCAGGGCGAGGGTGTCGTGGGATTCACGGAGGGGTGGGTTGACCCGGTAGACGCCGTCGTAGGACTCGAGCCTCGTGTCGTCGAGCAGCAGGTGGTGCGGGGTGACCTCCGCGGTGATCGAGATCCCCTGCGCCTTGGCCCACTTGAGCAGCTCGACCGTGCCGGTGGTGGACGCGTGGCAGATGTGGACGCGCGCACCGGCGTCACGGGCCAGGATGGCGTCGCGGGCGACGATGGACTCCTCCGCCGAGCGCGGCCAACCGGTGAGCCCGAGACGCGCGGCCGTTGGCCCCTCGTGGGCGACCGCCCCCCTGGTCAGGCGTGGCTCCTCCGCGTGCTGAGCGATCAGCACACCGAGGCCGGCGGAGTATTCGAGGGCGCGACGCATCACCAGCGGGTCGTAGACGCACATGCCGTCGTCGGAGAAGATCCTCACCCGGGCCTCGCCGGAGGCCATCTGGCCCATCTCGGTGAGTTGCTCACCCTTCAGGCCGACGGTGACCGCACCCACCGGGTGGACGTCACACAGACCCACGGATCGGCCGATCCGCCACACGGAGTCGGTGACCGTCTGGTTGTCCTGCGGCGGTTGGGTGTTGGCCATGGCGAACACCGCCGTGTACCCGCCCCGAGCCGCTGCCGATGACCCGGTGGCGACGGTCTCGGTGTCCTCCCGGCCGGGCTCACGGAGGTGGGTGTGGAGGTCGACGAACCCGGGGAGCAGGACGGCGCCGTCCATGTCGTGGATCTCGGCGTGCCCGGGCAGATCGTCACCGGCGTCCGGTCCGATCGCGGCGATGAGCCCGTCCCTCACGAGCACGTCGACGGGGTCTCCCTCCCCGTAGGGCCGGACCCGGCGCAGCAGCAGGGTCGGGGGTTCGAGGGCACTCACTCGGGGTTTCCTTCCGTTCCGACAAGGGTGTGGAGCAGGACCGACATGCGCACGTGGACACCGTTGGTGACCTGCTGGAGAATCGCGGACGACGGTGCGTCGGCCGTGTCGAACCCGATCTCCATCCCGCGGACCATCGGTCCGGGATGGAGGACCACCGCGTTCTCGCGGAGTCGGGACGCACGGGCGGGCCCCAGTCCGTAGCGCACCGCGTATTCACGGGCGGACGGGAAGAACCCGCCGTTCATCCGCTCGGCCTGGACACGCAGCATCATCACCGCATCCGCGCCGGCGAGCTCGGCGTCGAGGTCGGTCGAGGCACGGACCGGCCAGTCCCCGACACCCACCGGCAGCAGTGTGGGTGGCGCGACCAGAACGACCTCGGCACCGAGGGTGGACAGCAGCAGTGCATTCGACCGGGCCACCCGCGAGTGCAGGATGTCGCCGACGATCACCACACGGCGGCCCTCGATCCCCCCGAGCCTCTCCCGGATGGTCATCGCGTCGAGCAGCGCCTGGGTGGGGTGTTCGTGCATTCCGTCACCGGCGTTGATCACCGAGGGGCCGACCCCTCCGGGGGCGACCCATCCCGCGATCTGGAGAGCGGACCCCGAGGCGGGATGACGCACGATGAGCGCATCCGCACCGACGGCGGTCAGCGTCATCGCGGTGTCCCGGAGAGACTCCCCCTTCTGCACCGAGGAGGCACTCGCGGAGACGTTGATGACATCGGCGCTCATCCACTTGCCCGCGGTCTCGAAGGAGACCCTCGTCCGGGTGGAGTTCTCGTAGAACACCGTCAGGACGGTCTTCCCCCGGAGGGTGGGAAGCTTGCGCACCTCGCGACCGAGGAGCGTCTCCTTGAGTCGGCTGGCCTCGTCCAGGATGGACAGCGCCGCGTCACGGTCGAGATCGGCGGCGGAGAGCAGATGTTTCACCGGGCATCCTCCTGGGTCGGCCGCCTGAGGACCACGGCGTCGACGTCGTCGGTCTCGGTGAGTCGGACCGAGACGCCCTCCTCGCGGGACGTCGGGACGTTCTTCCCCACGTAGTCCGCGCGGATCGGGAGCTCGCGATGCCCCCGGTCGACCAGGACGGCGAGCTGGACGCGCGCGGGCCTGCCGAGATCCCGCAGCGCGTCGAAGGCGGCCCGGATGGTGCGGCCGGAGAAGAGGACGTCGTCGACCAGGATGACGGTCGCGCCGTCGATCCCCTCCGCCGGGACCGTGGTCGGGCTCATCGGGCGGTGTGGGCCACCGGCGAGGTCGTCCCGGTACAGGGTCACGTCCAGCGAACCGGCATGTACCGCGGCTCCGCTGAACTCCCGGATCCGCGTCGCCAGCCGGTGCGCCAGGGGGACCCCCCGGGTCGGGATGCCGAGCAGCACGACGGGCCCCGAGCCGGGTGCGTCCGCAGCCGTGCGTTCGATGATCTGATGTGCCAAGCGGGACACCGTCCTGGCGACGTCGTCAGACGTGAAGAGTGAAACCGAGGTCGTCTCCGAACCGTCAGCGCTCACCGATCACCACCTCCTTGTCCGCCTCGCTGGACGGCTCGTTAAAGGGATAGTTTTCGGGTGGAACCCTATCAGTCTTCCGGGCTCGCCTCCGACGGGTCGGGGGTGGGCTCCGACACGTCCGACGCCGGTGCCTGCTCCAGTGAGGACACCGCGCGTTCGGCTGCCCGGATGTGCTCGGCGAGACCTGCGACACGGTCCAGTACGGCGTTGACGTACGCCACCGACTTCTCGTTGGACAGTTCGGAGATCAGGAGCACCGCCTGATCGATCACGATGGCCGCGTCCACGTCCTCCGTGCCGAACATGAGCTCCCACGCGCCGGCACGCAGCACCGCGCGGTCGATCGCCGGGAGGCGTTCGAGCGTCCATTCACGGAGGTGCTCGGCGATCATCGAGTCGAGACGGTCGAGACGTTCGGCAACCCCCGTCACGATGTCCATCGTGTAGGGCGCCACGTCGTGGAACTCCTGCGACTCCTCGCCCATCCGGCGGCGTTCCTCGGCGAGCCCCACCACGTCGGCGTCCCGGAGCTCCGCCTCGAACAGCAGAGCCACGGCACGTTTGCGTGCCCGGAACCGAGATCCCCGGCGCCGGTAGTCGACGTCGTCTGACATGGTCAGTCGTTCACCCGGCTGAGGTAGCGGCCGTCACGGGTGTCGATCTTCAGCTTGTCGCCGGTGTTGATGAACAGCGGGACGCTCACCTCGGCACCGGT
This Dietzia psychralcaliphila DNA region includes the following protein-coding sequences:
- the pyrR gene encoding bifunctional pyr operon transcriptional regulator/uracil phosphoribosyltransferase PyrR, encoding MSADGSETTSVSLFTSDDVARTVSRLAHQIIERTAADAPGSGPVVLLGIPTRGVPLAHRLATRIREFSGAAVHAGSLDVTLYRDDLAGGPHRPMSPTTVPAEGIDGATVILVDDVLFSGRTIRAAFDALRDLGRPARVQLAVLVDRGHRELPIRADYVGKNVPTSREEGVSVRLTETDDVDAVVLRRPTQEDAR
- the carB gene encoding carbamoyl-phosphate synthase large subunit, which codes for MPRRTDINHVLVIGSGPIVIGQACEFDYSGTQACRVLRAEGLRVTLVNSNPATIMTDPEFADSTYIEPITPEYIDMIFAKEAADGHPVDAVLATLGGQTALNAAIQLDAQGILVKHGVELIGADIPAINRGEDRQTFKDIVASVGGDSARSAVCHTMEEVHATVAELGLPVVVRPSFTMGGLGSGLAYTTEDLERIAGGGLSASPTANVLIEESILGWKEFELELMRDNKDNVVVVCSIENVDALGVHTGDSVTVAPSLTLTDREYQDMRDLGIAIIREVGVDTGGCNIQFAINPVDGRLVVIEMNPRVSRSSALASKATGFPIAKIAARLAIGYSLDEITNDITGETPACFEPTLDYVVVKAPRFAFEKFPGADDTLTTTMKSVGEAMSLGRNYREALGKVMRSLETKAAGFWTLPDETIAPGRSTDVDAVLEDLVRPTEGRMYDVELALRLGATVEQVHAASGIDPWFVDEVAALVELRQAIVDAPVVDEALLRIAKHNGLSDAQIAALRPEFAGAEGVRRLRHRLGVRPVYKTVDTCAAEFEAKTPYHYSTYELDPAAESEVAAQTEREKVIILGSGPNRIGQGIEFDYSCVHAALTLSEAGYETVMVNCNPETVSTDYDTADRLYFEPLTFEDVMEVFHAESESGTVAGVLVQLGGQTPLGLAAQLEEAGVPIVGTSPSAIDLAEDRREFGEVLVKAGLPAPAFGTAINATEATEIAARIGYPVLVRPSYVLGGRGMEIVYDESSLRSYIERATEISPDRPVLVDRFLDDAVEIDVDVLCDGTEVYLGGVMEHIEEAGIHSGDSACALPPITLGQDDIDRVRRSSEALAFGIGVKGLMNVQYAIKDDILYVLEANPRASRTVPFVSKATGVHLAKACARIMMGETIAELKAEGLLPSDRDGGSLPADAPVAVKEAVLPFNRFRTPEGKPVDSLLSPEMKSTGEVMGIGPNFAVAFAKGQLAAEGVLPTSGTVFVSVANRDKRSMVFPAQRLAALGFTVLATEGTALMLRRYGIACETVAKLTESGGGPVDEQGDPVQTIVDRINADEVDLILNIASSTGGTRADGHEIRSAAITRRVPCITTVQGATAAVHGIEAIRRGDVTVSPLQELHSGFAVR
- the carA gene encoding glutamine-hydrolyzing carbamoyl-phosphate synthase small subunit, which translates into the protein MTPHNGTTVATGGRHPAALVLEDGRIHRGTAFGATGTTLGEAVFTTGMSGYQETLTDPSYYRQIVVSTAPQIGNTGWNDEDGESLLDGQNGGGRIWVSGLVIRDLSRRASNYRSERTLEDEMLDQGIVGIAGVDTRAVVRHIRDLGAMKAGIFSGADLVDDESMLATVRSQEPMAGASLAEVVSTDTAYVVEPEGPARHSVAALDLGIKTNTPRMLTARGVRVHVLPSSSTLQDVLDLDVDGVFLSNGPGDPATADAAVHLTKEVLSQGIPFFGICFGNQILGRALGLETYKMRFGHRGINIPVVEKATGKVAITSQNHGFALRAPESETWETPWGTATVTHVCANDGTVEGVALTDGSAFSVQYHPEAAAGPRDAADLFDRFVSLLDSVAGDGADNGSAHSRKGSN
- the nusB gene encoding transcription antitermination factor NusB; amino-acid sequence: MSDDVDYRRRGSRFRARKRAVALLFEAELRDADVVGLAEERRRMGEESQEFHDVAPYTMDIVTGVAERLDRLDSMIAEHLREWTLERLPAIDRAVLRAGAWELMFGTEDVDAAIVIDQAVLLISELSNEKSVAYVNAVLDRVAGLAEHIRAAERAVSSLEQAPASDVSEPTPDPSEASPED
- a CDS encoding aspartate carbamoyltransferase catalytic subunit, with product MKHLLSAADLDRDAALSILDEASRLKETLLGREVRKLPTLRGKTVLTVFYENSTRTRVSFETAGKWMSADVINVSASASSVQKGESLRDTAMTLTAVGADALIVRHPASGSALQIAGWVAPGGVGPSVINAGDGMHEHPTQALLDAMTIRERLGGIEGRRVVIVGDILHSRVARSNALLLSTLGAEVVLVAPPTLLPVGVGDWPVRASTDLDAELAGADAVMMLRVQAERMNGGFFPSAREYAVRYGLGPARASRLRENAVVLHPGPMVRGMEIGFDTADAPSSAILQQVTNGVHVRMSVLLHTLVGTEGNPE
- a CDS encoding dihydroorotase — protein: MSALEPPTLLLRRVRPYGEGDPVDVLVRDGLIAAIGPDAGDDLPGHAEIHDMDGAVLLPGFVDLHTHLREPGREDTETVATGSSAAARGGYTAVFAMANTQPPQDNQTVTDSVWRIGRSVGLCDVHPVGAVTVGLKGEQLTEMGQMASGEARVRIFSDDGMCVYDPLVMRRALEYSAGLGVLIAQHAEEPRLTRGAVAHEGPTAARLGLTGWPRSAEESIVARDAILARDAGARVHICHASTTGTVELLKWAKAQGISITAEVTPHHLLLDDTRLESYDGVYRVNPPLRESHDTLALREALVSGVIDCVATDHAPHAAQEKCCEFAAARPGMLGLETALPIVAALLVESGEMTWRDLARVMSTRPAEIAGLTDQGRPIQVGEPANLAVVDPDSPWTVVGDELASLSANTPYEGMTFAARVVGTVYRGRMTSRDGEVLA